A single genomic interval of Camelina sativa cultivar DH55 chromosome 11, Cs, whole genome shotgun sequence harbors:
- the LOC104725294 gene encoding MMS19 nucleotide excision repair protein homolog isoform X1 has product MVETNQLTQYLGTFVDITRSPTEQDDSLKAIASSLDNDSLSINQLIREMEMYLTTTDNVVRARGILLLAEVLDSLKAKPLANAIVHTLVGFFTEKLADWRALRGALVGCLALMKRKDVAGVVTDIDAQAMAKSMVQNVQLQALAPLDRKLGFELLECLLQQYSEAMSTMGNLLVYAICEAIDGEKDPQCLIVAFHLIELLAQLFPSPSGPLASDASDLFEVFGCYFPLHFTHTKDDEANIRREDLARGLSLAISSTPLFEPYAIPLLLEKLSSTLPIAKVDSLKCLKDCAMKYGVDRMKKHYGGLWSALKDTFYSSTGTHLSFSLESITSPGFEMNEIHNEAVSLLQRLVKQDISFLGFVVEDIRINTVFDTISRYSQFRGMPDTSKLEVLVISQILSVSAKASVQSCNIIFQTCFFRLMNTLGIVEKTSNGDVVQNGNSTVSTRLYHGGLHLCIELLAASKDLTLGFEECSPTPECVQESWCSMVKRFSVPLIQVFASAVYSSSDDSVADVYLGVKGLLTMGMFCGGSSPVSRSEFEKILVTLTSIITSKSGKTMMWELALKALVCIGSFIDRYHETDKAMSYMSIVVDNLVSLACPGHCGLPYPMMLEATSEVCSTGPKYVEKLVLGLEEAFCSSLSDFYVNGNFKSINNCSHLLGCLTNKLLPRVGEIDGLEKLLVHFAISMWNQIESCGVFSCDFNGGQEFVEAAITTMGQIVGIALVDSQNSIIQKAYRVVLPSTLAAMKSIPLTFVALEDLQRDLSTRDELILSLFASVIIAASPAASIPDAKSLIHLFLVSLHKGYIPAAQALGSMVNKLGRGTGGAYITSGCSMEEACDIIFQADFASEEKISSNGSGKFICGSETTLSKICLGFCGSLEHQTHAITGLAWIGKGLLMRGDERVNEIALLLVECLKSTNCSGHALHPSAMKHAADAFSILMSDSEVCLNRKFHAVIRPLYKQRFFSKIVPILESLIMNFQTPLSRKMLHVALAHVISNVPVTVILDNTKKLQPMILEGLSVLSIDSVEKETLFSLLLVLSGTLTDSKGQQSAEDNAHIIIECLVKLTSYPNLMVVRETAIQCLVALLELPHRRIYPFRIQVLQAIAKSLDDPKRRVRGEAIKCRQAWASITSTNIPF; this is encoded by the exons ATGGTAGAAACGAATCAGCTCACACAGTATCTCGGAACTTTTGTTGACATTACTCGTTCCCCTACTGAGCAG GATGATAGTCTTAAAGCGATTGCTTCTTCCTTGGATAATGATTCTTTGTCTATTAACcaattg ATTAGAGAGATGGAGATGTATTTGACGACAACTGATAACGTTGTTCGAGCACGAG GTATTCTCCTGCTTGCGGAGGTTCTCGATTCTCTGAAAGCGAAGCCGTTAGCCAATGCAATTGTTCATACTCTCGTTGGATTCTTCACCGAGAAGCTG GCAGATTGGAGAGCGTTGCGTGGGGCACTTGTTGGTTGCTTGGCCTTAATGAAGAGGAAAGATGTAGCTGGTGTGGTCACTGACATTGATGCACAAGCTATGGCGAAGTCAATGGTACAGAATGTGCAACTGCAGGCTTTAGCACCGCTTGACCGCAAG CTTGGTTTTGAACTTCTGGAGTGCCTTCTACAACAATACTCTGAAGCTATGTCCACTATG GGTAATCTACTTGTCTATGCTATATGTGAAGCCATCGATGGAGAAAAAGACCCTCAATGCTTAATAGTAGCTTTTCATCTAATTGAGCTTTTGGCTCAATTGTTCCCCAGTCCTTCTGGTCCACTTGCTTCTGATGCATCTGATCTTTTTGAGGTTTTTGGTTGCTACTTCCCACTTCATTTTACGCAT acaAAAGACGATGAAGCTAATATTAGAAGAGAGGACCTCGCAAGGGGACTATCG TTGGCGATCTCTTCGACACCTTTGTTTGAACCTTATGCTATTCCGTTGCTTCTTGAAAAGCTTTCTTCTACTCTACCTATCGCAAAG GTTGATTCTTTGAAATGTCTGAAAGATTGCGCTATGAAGTATGGAGTAGACAGAATGAAGAAGCATTATGGAGGTCTTTGGTCCGCTTTGAAAGATACATTTTATTCTTCCACTGGGACACACTTGTCCTTCTCTCTAGAATCCATCACTAGTCCAGGGTTTGAAATGAATGAGATTCACAATGAAGCTGTTAGCCTTCTTCAGAGGCTTGTTAAGCAAGATATCTCCTTTTTAGGTTTCGTCGTTGAGGATATACGTATAAACACGGTCTTTGATACCATCTCTAGATACTCTCAGTTTAGGGGAATGCCTGACACAAGCAAACTGGAGGTTCTTGTTATCAGTCAGATACTGTCTGTTTCTGCCAAAGCTTCGGTTCAGTCATGCAATATAATCTTTCAAACCTGTTTCTTCCGCCTTATGAACACTCTAGGAATTGTAGAGAAAACTTCTAATGGCGATGTTGTTCAAAACGGAAACTCTACGGTCTCTACCAGACTCTATCATGGAGGTCTTCATCTTTGCATCGAACTTCTTGCAGCATCAAAAGACCTTACCCTGGGTTTCGAGGAATGTTCTCCAACACCTGAATGTGTACAGGAATCATGGTGCTCTATGGTGAAAAGATTCTCAGTTCCATTGATCCAGGTGTTTGCTTCTGCAGTATACAGCTCTAGTGATGATTCTGTTGCGGATGTATATCTTGGAG TAAAGGGTTTGCTAACTATGGGTATGTTTTGTGGTGGCTCTTCTCCTGTATCGAGATCTGAATTCGAGAAGATTTTGGTGACCTTAACATCAATCATCACATCCAAGAGTGGTAAAACAATGATGTGGGAACTGGCGTTGAAAGCATTGGTCTGCATCGGCTCATTTATTGATCGGTATCATGAGACTGACAAGGCTATGAGCTACATGAGTATAGTTGTCGACAATTTGGTCTCATTGGCATGTCCTGGTCATTGTGGTCTTCCATATCCAATGATGCTAGAAGCAACTTCAGAAGTTTGCTCCACTGGGCCAAAGTATGTGGAGAAACTGGTTCTAGGATTGGAAGAAGCTTTTTGTTCCAGTTTGTCTGATTTCTAT GTCAATGGGAACTTCAAGTCAATTAACAATTGCTCTCATCTCCTGGGGTGTTTAACCAACAAGTTGCTTCCACG TGTGGGCGAGATAGATGGTCTCGAGAAACTCTTGGTGCATTTCGCTATCAGTATGTGGAATCAAATTGAATCCTGTGGAGTTTTCAGTTGTGATTTTAATGGTGGG CAGGAGTTTGTTGAGGCAGCGATCACAACAATGGGCCAAATTGTTGGAATTGCATTAGTAGATTCACAGAACAGTATAATCCAAAAAGCTTATAGAGTGGTCTTGCCAAGCACGCTTGCAGCTATGAAGTCTATTCCTTTGACCTTTGTTGCATTAGAGGATCTTCAACGTGACCTGTCCACTAGGGATGAATTGATACTTTCACTATTCGCATCAGTTATCATAGCCGCATCTCCCGCAGCATCCATTCCAGATGCGAAATCACTTATACATCTGTTTTTGGTCTCACTTCATAAGGGTTATATCCCAGCAGCTCAAGCTTTGGGGTCAATGGTTAACAAATTGGGCCGAGGTACCGGTGGAGCATATATCACAAGCGGTTGTTCCATGGAAGAAGCATGTGATATAATATTTCAAGCAGATTTTGCATCGGAAGAAAAGATTTCTTCCAATGGATCTGGTAAATTTATATGTGGAAGTGAGACAACCTTATCAAAAATATGTTTAGGTTTCTGTGGTTCTCTGGAGCATCAAACCCATGCTATCACAGGACTAGCATGGATTGGGAAAGGTTTACTCATGCGGGGTGATGAAAGAGTCAATGAAATAGCTCTGCTACTAGTGGAGTGCTTAAAATCCACCAATTGTTCCGGGCATGCTCTACATCCTTCTGCCATGAAACATGCAGCAGACGCATTCTCGATATTAATGTCTGATTCTGAAGTGTGTCTGAACAGAAAATTTCATGCAGTCATACGGCCACTCTATAAGCAGCgatttttctctaaaatagttCCCATTTTGGAGTCTTTGATTATGAATTTCCAGACTCCACTATCGAG AAAAATGTTGCATGTAGCTCTCGCGCATGTTATATCCAATGTTCCAGTAACGGTCATATTGGACAATACCAAAAAG CTACAACCGATGATACTGGAAGGCTTGTCTGTTTTAAGCATAGACTCTGTGGAGAAAGAAACGCTCTTTAGTTTATTACTGGTTTTATCTGGAACGCTTACTGATTCGAAAG GACAACAATCTGCCGAAGATAATGCGCATATAATCATCGAATGCCTAGTCAAGCTTACATCATATCCAAATCTAATG GTTGTTAGGGAGACAGCGATTCAGTGTCTTGTTGCGCTGTTGGAATTGCCGCATAGAAGAATTTATCCTTTCAGAATACAG gttttacaagcaATAGCAAAGTCACTCGATGATCCAAAACGGAGAGTTCGGGGAGAAGCAATTAAATGCAGGCAGGCTTG GGCGTCAATCACATCCACGAATATCCCATTCTGA
- the LOC104725294 gene encoding MMS19 nucleotide excision repair protein homolog isoform X2, which translates to MVETNQLTQYLGTFVDITRSPTEQDDSLKAIASSLDNDSLSINQLIREMEMYLTTTDNVVRARGILLLAEVLDSLKAKPLANAIVHTLVGFFTEKLADWRALRGALVGCLALMKRKDVAGVVTDIDAQAMAKSMVQNVQLQALAPLDRKLGFELLECLLQQYSEAMSTMGNLLVYAICEAIDGEKDPQCLIVAFHLIELLAQLFPSPSGPLASDASDLFEVFGCYFPLHFTHTKDDEANIRREDLARGLSLAISSTPLFEPYAIPLLLEKLSSTLPIAKVDSLKCLKDCAMKYGVDRMKKHYGGLWSALKDTFYSSTGTHLSFSLESITSPGFEMNEIHNEAVSLLQRLVKQDISFLGFVVEDIRINTVFDTISRYSQFRGMPDTSKLEVLVISQILSVSAKASVQSCNIIFQTCFFRLMNTLGIVEKTSNGDVVQNGNSTVSTRLYHGGLHLCIELLAASKDLTLGFEECSPTPECVQESWCSMVKRFSVPLIQVFASAVYSSSDDSVADVYLGVKGLLTMGMFCGGSSPVSRSEFEKILVTLTSIITSKSGKTMMWELALKALVCIGSFIDRYHETDKAMSYMSIVVDNLVSLACPGHCGLPYPMMLEATSEVCSTGPKYVEKLVLGLEEAFCSSLSDFYVNGNFKSINNCSHLLGCLTNKLLPRVGEIDGLEKLLVHFAISMWNQIESCGVFSCDFNGGEFVEAAITTMGQIVGIALVDSQNSIIQKAYRVVLPSTLAAMKSIPLTFVALEDLQRDLSTRDELILSLFASVIIAASPAASIPDAKSLIHLFLVSLHKGYIPAAQALGSMVNKLGRGTGGAYITSGCSMEEACDIIFQADFASEEKISSNGSGKFICGSETTLSKICLGFCGSLEHQTHAITGLAWIGKGLLMRGDERVNEIALLLVECLKSTNCSGHALHPSAMKHAADAFSILMSDSEVCLNRKFHAVIRPLYKQRFFSKIVPILESLIMNFQTPLSRKMLHVALAHVISNVPVTVILDNTKKLQPMILEGLSVLSIDSVEKETLFSLLLVLSGTLTDSKGQQSAEDNAHIIIECLVKLTSYPNLMVVRETAIQCLVALLELPHRRIYPFRIQVLQAIAKSLDDPKRRVRGEAIKCRQAWASITSTNIPF; encoded by the exons ATGGTAGAAACGAATCAGCTCACACAGTATCTCGGAACTTTTGTTGACATTACTCGTTCCCCTACTGAGCAG GATGATAGTCTTAAAGCGATTGCTTCTTCCTTGGATAATGATTCTTTGTCTATTAACcaattg ATTAGAGAGATGGAGATGTATTTGACGACAACTGATAACGTTGTTCGAGCACGAG GTATTCTCCTGCTTGCGGAGGTTCTCGATTCTCTGAAAGCGAAGCCGTTAGCCAATGCAATTGTTCATACTCTCGTTGGATTCTTCACCGAGAAGCTG GCAGATTGGAGAGCGTTGCGTGGGGCACTTGTTGGTTGCTTGGCCTTAATGAAGAGGAAAGATGTAGCTGGTGTGGTCACTGACATTGATGCACAAGCTATGGCGAAGTCAATGGTACAGAATGTGCAACTGCAGGCTTTAGCACCGCTTGACCGCAAG CTTGGTTTTGAACTTCTGGAGTGCCTTCTACAACAATACTCTGAAGCTATGTCCACTATG GGTAATCTACTTGTCTATGCTATATGTGAAGCCATCGATGGAGAAAAAGACCCTCAATGCTTAATAGTAGCTTTTCATCTAATTGAGCTTTTGGCTCAATTGTTCCCCAGTCCTTCTGGTCCACTTGCTTCTGATGCATCTGATCTTTTTGAGGTTTTTGGTTGCTACTTCCCACTTCATTTTACGCAT acaAAAGACGATGAAGCTAATATTAGAAGAGAGGACCTCGCAAGGGGACTATCG TTGGCGATCTCTTCGACACCTTTGTTTGAACCTTATGCTATTCCGTTGCTTCTTGAAAAGCTTTCTTCTACTCTACCTATCGCAAAG GTTGATTCTTTGAAATGTCTGAAAGATTGCGCTATGAAGTATGGAGTAGACAGAATGAAGAAGCATTATGGAGGTCTTTGGTCCGCTTTGAAAGATACATTTTATTCTTCCACTGGGACACACTTGTCCTTCTCTCTAGAATCCATCACTAGTCCAGGGTTTGAAATGAATGAGATTCACAATGAAGCTGTTAGCCTTCTTCAGAGGCTTGTTAAGCAAGATATCTCCTTTTTAGGTTTCGTCGTTGAGGATATACGTATAAACACGGTCTTTGATACCATCTCTAGATACTCTCAGTTTAGGGGAATGCCTGACACAAGCAAACTGGAGGTTCTTGTTATCAGTCAGATACTGTCTGTTTCTGCCAAAGCTTCGGTTCAGTCATGCAATATAATCTTTCAAACCTGTTTCTTCCGCCTTATGAACACTCTAGGAATTGTAGAGAAAACTTCTAATGGCGATGTTGTTCAAAACGGAAACTCTACGGTCTCTACCAGACTCTATCATGGAGGTCTTCATCTTTGCATCGAACTTCTTGCAGCATCAAAAGACCTTACCCTGGGTTTCGAGGAATGTTCTCCAACACCTGAATGTGTACAGGAATCATGGTGCTCTATGGTGAAAAGATTCTCAGTTCCATTGATCCAGGTGTTTGCTTCTGCAGTATACAGCTCTAGTGATGATTCTGTTGCGGATGTATATCTTGGAG TAAAGGGTTTGCTAACTATGGGTATGTTTTGTGGTGGCTCTTCTCCTGTATCGAGATCTGAATTCGAGAAGATTTTGGTGACCTTAACATCAATCATCACATCCAAGAGTGGTAAAACAATGATGTGGGAACTGGCGTTGAAAGCATTGGTCTGCATCGGCTCATTTATTGATCGGTATCATGAGACTGACAAGGCTATGAGCTACATGAGTATAGTTGTCGACAATTTGGTCTCATTGGCATGTCCTGGTCATTGTGGTCTTCCATATCCAATGATGCTAGAAGCAACTTCAGAAGTTTGCTCCACTGGGCCAAAGTATGTGGAGAAACTGGTTCTAGGATTGGAAGAAGCTTTTTGTTCCAGTTTGTCTGATTTCTAT GTCAATGGGAACTTCAAGTCAATTAACAATTGCTCTCATCTCCTGGGGTGTTTAACCAACAAGTTGCTTCCACG TGTGGGCGAGATAGATGGTCTCGAGAAACTCTTGGTGCATTTCGCTATCAGTATGTGGAATCAAATTGAATCCTGTGGAGTTTTCAGTTGTGATTTTAATGGTGGG GAGTTTGTTGAGGCAGCGATCACAACAATGGGCCAAATTGTTGGAATTGCATTAGTAGATTCACAGAACAGTATAATCCAAAAAGCTTATAGAGTGGTCTTGCCAAGCACGCTTGCAGCTATGAAGTCTATTCCTTTGACCTTTGTTGCATTAGAGGATCTTCAACGTGACCTGTCCACTAGGGATGAATTGATACTTTCACTATTCGCATCAGTTATCATAGCCGCATCTCCCGCAGCATCCATTCCAGATGCGAAATCACTTATACATCTGTTTTTGGTCTCACTTCATAAGGGTTATATCCCAGCAGCTCAAGCTTTGGGGTCAATGGTTAACAAATTGGGCCGAGGTACCGGTGGAGCATATATCACAAGCGGTTGTTCCATGGAAGAAGCATGTGATATAATATTTCAAGCAGATTTTGCATCGGAAGAAAAGATTTCTTCCAATGGATCTGGTAAATTTATATGTGGAAGTGAGACAACCTTATCAAAAATATGTTTAGGTTTCTGTGGTTCTCTGGAGCATCAAACCCATGCTATCACAGGACTAGCATGGATTGGGAAAGGTTTACTCATGCGGGGTGATGAAAGAGTCAATGAAATAGCTCTGCTACTAGTGGAGTGCTTAAAATCCACCAATTGTTCCGGGCATGCTCTACATCCTTCTGCCATGAAACATGCAGCAGACGCATTCTCGATATTAATGTCTGATTCTGAAGTGTGTCTGAACAGAAAATTTCATGCAGTCATACGGCCACTCTATAAGCAGCgatttttctctaaaatagttCCCATTTTGGAGTCTTTGATTATGAATTTCCAGACTCCACTATCGAG AAAAATGTTGCATGTAGCTCTCGCGCATGTTATATCCAATGTTCCAGTAACGGTCATATTGGACAATACCAAAAAG CTACAACCGATGATACTGGAAGGCTTGTCTGTTTTAAGCATAGACTCTGTGGAGAAAGAAACGCTCTTTAGTTTATTACTGGTTTTATCTGGAACGCTTACTGATTCGAAAG GACAACAATCTGCCGAAGATAATGCGCATATAATCATCGAATGCCTAGTCAAGCTTACATCATATCCAAATCTAATG GTTGTTAGGGAGACAGCGATTCAGTGTCTTGTTGCGCTGTTGGAATTGCCGCATAGAAGAATTTATCCTTTCAGAATACAG gttttacaagcaATAGCAAAGTCACTCGATGATCCAAAACGGAGAGTTCGGGGAGAAGCAATTAAATGCAGGCAGGCTTG GGCGTCAATCACATCCACGAATATCCCATTCTGA
- the LOC104728678 gene encoding BTB/POZ domain-containing protein At5g48130-like produces the protein METYSFKDGSSVASSPISSPNISTLLKIKVLSWSKETGLPASVHVRVCNKTFNLHKTLLCTKSGYFKEREDQLSEIEIPQDFPGGAETFEKIMLFIYGCPTLIHPFNIAGLRCAAQFLQMTEHYSTSNLCERFDLYLNQVVLQNWDDTLVVLKTCQELLPWSEDLLIVSRCIESLAFTACMEILDPERRREKPMVMLEDLMNQPWEYTTVEKIINQDTWIKDLTDLPFAFFRQVTGSLRRQGMKERYVSPLIVFYVNKCFIPEDQTNTDILQRALDLLLTRDKAYRFIPVGFYFACLARNLKHETLVKLQYQIVSLLHTAHTENFIYPKAWSGNVAFSQELLTMENLFVAYVSTESERHLTSSPSNVMRVGNLWDIYLSSLPYDQDMETKRFIELIETVPMLFRESHDQLYLAVNAFLQVHKAISQEEKGSICSYLNCQKLSEETSLELVQNEQMPLRLVVQALFVQQLNTHQAFKDCSDSFRFTNSADFSGSVVPTSRPLTSQHSPCTDDETGPRNRPLCFLMQKDATLDEYESTSFRIHNLEEQLVSLKKTLQSQSNPKKPTCLGKRSASRNRSTFGQVTTACIGSVSFTSQRKYANRLLRVLRRVNLFGSRKTNKSER, from the exons ATGGAAACTTACAGCTTCAAGGATGGTTCGTCCGTTGCCTCCAGCCCAATTTCGTCTCCCAATATCAGTACCCTTTTGAAAATCAAAGTTCTTTCTTG GAGTAAAGAGACCGGTCTACCTGCTTCAGTACATGTTCGAGTTTGCAACAAGACTTTTAACCTTCACAAG ACTCTCTTGTGTACAAAGAGCGGATATTTTAAGGAAAGAGAGGATCAGCTATCAGAGATCGAGATACCACAAGATTTTCCTGGTGGAGCAGAGACCTTTGAGAAGATTATGCTTTTCATCTATGGCTGCCCAACATTAATACATCCTTTCAACATAGCTGGACTCAGATGTGCAGCTCAATTTCTGCAAATGACAGAGCATTATTCGACGAGTAACCTCTGCGAAAGATTTGACCTATATCTGAACCAAGTTGTCTTGCAAAACTGGGATGATACGTTAGTTGTCCTGAAGACATGTCAAGAACTATTGCCTTGGTCTGAAGATTTACTAATCGTAAGCCGGTGCATAGAATCTTTGGCTTTCACTGCGTGTATGGAGATTCTTGATCCCGAAAGACGAAGAGAAAAGCCGATGGTCATGCTTGAAGATTTGATGAATCAACCATGGGAATATACAACCGTagagaaaattataaaccaagATACTTGGATCAAAGACCTCACAGATCTTCCATTTGCATTCTTCAGACAGGTTACTGGGTCACTTAGAAGACAAGGAATGAAAGAAAGATATGTAAGTCCGTTGATCGTCTTTTACGTCAACAAGTGTTTTATACCTGAAGATCAAACTAATACTGATATTCTGCAAAGAGCTCTAGATCTGCTTCTTACAAGAGACAAGGCGTATAGGTTTATTCCTGTAGGGTTTTATTTCGCGTGTCTCGCACGCAATTTGAAGCATGAAACTTTGGTGAAGCTGCAATATCAGATTGTATCTCTTCTTCACACCGCCCACACCGAAAACTTTATTTACCCGAAAGCCTGGAGCGGGAACGTTGCTTTCAGCCAAGAGTTGCTTACAATGGAAAACCTGTTTGTAGCATATGTATCAACGGAATCTGAACGTCATCTGACTTCCTCCCCAAGCAACGTGATGAGAGTTGGAAATTTGTGGGATATTTATCTCTCTAGTTTACCATATGATCAAGATATGGAAACGAAAAGGTTCATTGAGCTGATTGAGACAGTCCCAATGTTATTCAGAGAGAGTCATGACCAACTCTACCTTGCAGTGAACGCATTTCTGCAG GTACATAAGGCCATAtcacaagaagaaaaaggatcAATCTGCAGTTACCTAAACTGCCAAAAACTTTCAGAAGAAACGTCGCTCGAACTTGTGCAAAACGAGCAAATGCCATTACGTTTGGTTGTCCAAGCACTATTTGTTCAGCAGCTCAACACGCACCAAGCTTTCAAAGACTGTTCTGACTCATTCAGATTCACAAACTCAGCAGACTTCTCCGGTAGTGTTGTTCCAACCTCAAGACCCTTGACCTCCCAACACAGCCCTTGCACTGATGATGAAACCGGGCCTAGAAACAGACCCTTGTGCTTCTTGATGCAGAAAGATGCAACATTAGATGAGTACGAGTCAACAAGCTTCAGAATCCATAACCTTGAAGAACAACTAGTTTCTTTAAAGAAGACCCTTCAGTCCCAAAGCAATCCAAAGAAGCCAACTTGCCTTGGAAAAAGATCAGCGAGTAGAAACAGAAGCACTTTTGGACAAGTAACAACGGCTTGCATTGGCTCTGTAAGCTTTACTTCACagagaaaatatgcaaataGGCTGCTCCGGGTACTACGTAGAGTTAACTTGTTTGGAAGTAGAAAAACTAATAAAAGTGAAAGATGA
- the LOC104725295 gene encoding polygalacturonase-like, producing the protein MGRVNFGVSAFFIFCLLGLSANAKVFNIGSKPGCDITKALLKAFNQACQFPTKSTVLIPKGEYKLGEIEMMGPCKAPIRIALQGTVKADGNAVHSEKWIAFHNIDGFKLNGGGVFDGEGNAAWRVNNCHHTWKCKKLPISIRFDFVTNAKIRGITSLDAKHFHINVIGAKNMTFEEVKIVAPAESPNTDGILVGRSDGIKIINSFISTGDDCVSVGDGMKNLLVERVTCGPGHGISIGSLGRYGHEQDVMGIKIVNCTLQETDNGLRIKTWPTAACSTSASDIHFENILLKNVSNPILIDQEYCPWNQCDKKKASTIKLSKISFKNIRGTSGNKDAVKLLCSKGHPCQNVELGNINIKYTGSDGPATFQCSNVSPKLMGTQVPKACSSPVTKTLK; encoded by the exons ATGGGTCGTGTAAATTTTGGAGTATCGgcgttctttattttttgtttgttaggtttatcAGCTAATGCAAAGGTATTCAACATTGGCTCTAAACCAGGCTGTGACATCACTAAA GCATTGTTAAAAGCATTCAACCAGGCATGCCAATTCCCGACCAAGAGCACCGTTCTGATCCCAAAAGGTGAATACAAGCTTGGGGAAATCGAGATGATGGGTCCATGCAAAGCTCCGATAAGGATTGCTCTTCAAGGTACCGTGAAAGCTGACGGAAACGCTGTTCATAGTGAGAAATGGATCGCCTTCCACAACATTGATGGGTTTAAGTTGAACGGAGGTGGTGTCTTCGACGGTGAAGGTAACGCAGCTTGGAGGGTCAATAACTGCCACCATACTTGGAAGTGCAAGAAACTACCCATC AGCATccgttttgattttgttacgAACGCGAAAATTAGAGGCATAACCTCCTTAGACGCAAAGCACTTCCACATTAACGTGATTGGTGCAAAGAACATGACATTCGAAGAAGTCAAGATCGTGGCCCCTGCAGAGAGTCCTAACACCGATGGTATCCTCGTGGGAAGAAGTGATGGAATCAAGATCATCAATTCATTTATCTCCACGGGAGATGACTGTGTCTCTGTCGGAGACGGGATGAAGAACCTTCTTGTGGAAAGAGTTACCTGCGGTCCCGGACATGGAATCAGTATTGGAAGTCTCGGAAGGTACGGACACGAGCAAGACGTCATGGGCATCAAGATCGTCAACTGTACCCTCCAAGAGACTGACAATGGGCTAAGGATCAAAACATGGCCTACTGCAGCTTGCAGCACAAGCGCCTCCGATATCCATTTCGAGAACATCCTCCTCAAGAACGTCAGCAACCCCATCCTCATTGACCAAGAGTACTGCCCATGGAACCAGTGCGACAAGAAG AAAGCATCAACGATCAAGCTGTCCAAAATAAGCTTCAAGAACATTAGAGGAACATCAGGGAACAAAGACGCAGTGAAGCTTTTGTGCAGCAAGGGACATCCATGTCAGAACGTGGAGCTCGGTAACATTAACATCAAATATACAGGATCTGACGGTCCAGCGACATTCCAATGCTCAAACGTATCCCCAAAACTGATGGGAACTCAGGTTCCGAAAGCGTGTAGCAGCCCGGTGACAAAGACACTAAAGTAG